A window of Costertonia aggregata contains these coding sequences:
- a CDS encoding lipopolysaccharide biosynthesis protein: protein MSQLKKGAFLNYTTIILTNVVGLFLTPFIIKQLGDAEYGLYTLIGAFVGYIAVLDFGLTNTVVRFVAKYRAEKDKEGEENFLATTMIIYAVISTLVIIVGTICYFNIDSIFENSLNPKQMESAKIMFAILIVSLAIVLPAGVFDGVCFGYEKFVFPKMTKIIRYVLRSLLVVGVLLLGGDAVSMVILDVSLNVIFITIMMVYVFRNLKVKFKLHDFNKRLLRKIFGYSIWIFIFVLVGQFQWRVGQMVLGIVANPVTVAIFAVGVMLGTYYGAFSTAISGVFLPRATQMTVHNATPEQLTDMMIKIGRLSFIALMYILGAFLLYGKQFVYLWVGESYHNSWLIALIIMFAYTLPLVQGFGNSILEARNKLSFKAIIYLVFLILGTVLGGFLAKTYGAVGMISGSVAGWVVVQNVMNYYYHKVIQINILRFFKELLHKTLPVFVLTLIIGYAINMVPGQGWLNFIIKAVLYSAVYILLMFTLGTIRFEKQLMKKTLSPLFNKLKVNA, encoded by the coding sequence TTGAGTCAACTTAAAAAAGGTGCTTTTCTTAACTATACTACCATTATATTAACAAATGTAGTAGGGTTGTTTCTTACCCCATTCATCATAAAACAATTGGGTGATGCAGAATATGGGCTGTATACGCTCATAGGTGCCTTTGTAGGTTATATTGCCGTGTTGGACTTTGGTCTCACAAATACCGTGGTTCGTTTTGTAGCAAAATATAGGGCGGAAAAGGATAAAGAAGGAGAAGAGAATTTTTTGGCCACGACCATGATTATTTATGCAGTGATATCAACATTGGTAATTATTGTTGGTACGATTTGTTACTTCAATATAGACTCAATATTTGAAAACTCGTTGAACCCAAAACAAATGGAGAGTGCAAAAATAATGTTTGCCATACTCATAGTTTCTTTGGCAATTGTTCTTCCTGCGGGTGTTTTTGATGGTGTTTGTTTTGGGTATGAAAAATTTGTGTTTCCTAAAATGACGAAGATTATTCGTTATGTATTGAGGTCTTTGCTCGTGGTCGGGGTTTTGCTTTTGGGCGGTGATGCGGTTTCTATGGTAATACTGGATGTATCGCTCAATGTCATATTCATCACTATAATGATGGTTTATGTTTTCAGGAATCTAAAAGTCAAATTCAAGCTTCATGACTTTAACAAAAGGCTTTTAAGAAAAATTTTCGGTTACTCCATTTGGATTTTTATTTTCGTACTGGTAGGTCAATTTCAATGGAGAGTAGGGCAAATGGTGCTCGGTATAGTGGCTAATCCTGTAACAGTAGCTATTTTTGCCGTTGGTGTTATGCTTGGTACGTATTACGGCGCTTTTTCAACAGCAATCTCGGGTGTTTTCCTACCAAGGGCTACCCAAATGACAGTGCATAATGCTACCCCGGAACAATTGACCGACATGATGATAAAGATAGGTAGGTTATCATTCATTGCGCTAATGTATATTTTGGGGGCTTTTCTTTTGTACGGTAAGCAATTCGTGTATTTATGGGTGGGCGAGTCTTATCATAATTCTTGGCTAATAGCCCTAATAATCATGTTTGCGTACACGCTCCCCTTGGTACAAGGTTTTGGTAATTCAATACTCGAAGCTAGGAACAAACTGTCGTTCAAAGCTATCATCTATCTTGTTTTTTTGATTTTAGGTACCGTGCTTGGCGGTTTCTTGGCAAAAACCTATGGTGCCGTTGGTATGATTTCCGGATCTGTAGCCGGTTGGGTGGTAGTACAGAATGTGATGAATTATTACTACCACAAAGTAATACAAATCAATATATTACGTTTCTTTAAAGAGTTATTGCACAAAACTTTACCCGTGTTCGTTTTGACTTTGATTATCGGGTATGCAATAAATATGGTGCCTGGTCAAGGTTGGTTGAATTTTATTATAAAGGCGGTCTTGTATAGTGCCGTATACATCCTGTTGATGTTTACATTGGGAACCATACGTTTTGAAAAGCAATTAATGAAAAAAACCTTGTCCCCCCTTTTTAATAAATTAAAAGTAAATGCATAA